Genomic segment of Populus trichocarpa isolate Nisqually-1 chromosome 12, P.trichocarpa_v4.1, whole genome shotgun sequence:
aaagttAATTGTATGAATAGGGGCTATTGATTGTATGAGTGTTGGATAGGGTTAAActcatcaattttaaaaaagcaattaagCAATCGGAGTCCATATTAGAAGAGGTTAAAATCGTCACAAGATCGaggtttgattaaaataaactaaatcagCAGCTCTAGCAGGGATTAGTTATATAAATTTAGTAAGTTTCCCTAAGGGGAACTAATGGTGCAGAAATGAGTAGGCCATAATGatgaatttatatagaaaatttcaataatcataatgatgaaattatagttAAAAGGGGAGTCGTTCTAGTATAAGACAACTATTGTATTTGTGTGTGTATTTAAAGTAGTATTATGGTACTTAAGTGCAAAGTGTAATTCTATGTAactaatttttgttatatatatatatatatatatatatatataaaagatggaCTTTGTGTAATCCTTTAGTTAAGTTAATGAAAAGGTTGAGACTTGTTTCTGTAATATGTTATGTTGTTTATTCTGTTCATATTCATTAGTGTTATTCCCCTTGCTTGTGACATTGAAAGAGTGTGGGGATCTCTTAGGTTTGTGGGACAAACTAGTCGTAGGCAAAACACGAGTGAATCGGCAAGGGAAAGGCTGAGTCCAGTGGGACTAGACTGTCGCACGAGGTCTGTTTTTGGGATGAAAAATTGACCCCGTGTATATATTTAAGGTTTATCCTACATACCGTCATAGCTGTAGCgttttataatttgtgttaGGTAGAATTTTATAACCAACGCTCATATGTTTTCCCTCATATCCACTACCATTTTATCCATCACACACAAATCTTTATTCTGACACCAGCAACCTTGGTTCTTCTTCATCGTGGGCAACCTAAGACAACCATCTCATCTCTTCTTCTTAGCAATAGTGCGTCAAGAGCTCCTCCATAGGCAAAACCATTTTTTCCATCAAGTCATCCAACACAAAAAAGCCCCCTCACAATCTCCCTCTCTTTCCATCTTCATTGAGTTCTCATAGCCGCTATCAACAATAACAAGGCCAGCTTCAATCCTTACTTTCTCATGACTCTCGGCGACAACCACCCTTCATTAACgatcaacaacaataaaagagaCTGTCAGAAACAATCATGGTGAAGGAGAACCAAAAAGGAGGAACAATCACGTGATGAGAAACAAATGAGAAGATGACTAAAGCTTTGGAAGGCCAAATCTCTTTTCTTAGAGAGCGTGAAGGAGCACTGACGGTGTAGAAGCACTCGATCCACCAACCCACGATTGAGTAGCGGCGGCGCGTGAATCCATGCACCAACAGTGATGGTGGTGCAAGTTACACATGCTGCCACTGTTTCATTGGTCTTCCAATGTTTATTTTAGTATATCCTGTATATTTCAAACGCCTCGGAAGGTCGATCTATAAACTCAAACCATTTTGGACAAATTGCTATAACATTGTGAATTTGGGacaaattgtttattttgtgtatatttttgGACTGTTTTGgacattatttgatttaaattcatgtgttttttattcGATAATTTGCATTGaattgcaattttaatttttagggtaGGGTTTATGTTGATTTGAACATTAAATCTTGATTCATGGGTTGTGCTTGAATtgatattgatttatttgaattagaatgaaatttgaatataagttcatgaaattaataagatttgTATGGATATTTGGTGTTGTTTGGTTTTGAGTTGATAAGCAATAAAAGGTGTGGGGGTGCCCCTCTTTATAGCAAACTCCTCGACTAGATATAAATGTGAGGCTCCGTCTAACTAACTTCAAAAAAGATGCTTGCATTAACCTAATGAAAGCCTTTAATTACTTCAACGTGAATCATATGAGAAAAGGACTATATATTGGGAGAGGAGTACGCAGGCAAGGCATGTAAAGCTTCATACTTTTGCattgtttgatatatttattatttttttaactttttttgtttaatttcatatcCAAACGAGGAATCTAAGGTATAGGAAATCAGGGGAGGGGAGGCTTAGGCTAAAAGAGCTAGTGTTGAGGCCAACGGCGAAGCCTTTTACAAGGCTCAGGTGGGTTGTAACCCAGGTAACAAccttaataacaataataattcttccagcaaacctaaaaaattaattggtttaCACTTTCCTTACAGCAAAGTGTAAGGAAACCTAAACAACAATAAGGTGTTACCTGGCAAAcctaaacaacaataattaattagctgCACACTTTCTCTTTGGTTTTTACAGCAAACCTATctaaacataaataattaattggttcACATGTCTTCCAAGTAACTtggagttttagttttttttcttctcaacaatATACAATTTTAGCTTGGATTTTGAAGAAGAATCTATACAAAGAGCCGCAAGAGTGTAAAAtcatcatgtaaaaatttaCAAGCCCTAACTTTTCATTTGAATTCAATGTTTTACATTCATTGCAGTAGATTGTACCCTAGAAATCTAATAGTTTGAATAcgttcagtttttttaatactCTAATGGGTTACAATTCAATTTTCCCAAATgtattcccataaaaaaaaaaaccttaatttggTTAGTAATATAGGTCATGTTAAAGTTAATAGCTTGTTGAAGATATTGATTCGAATTCGATCATAGATGAAttctattttacaaaacatcAAATGGTACAACTTTgatagtataatttattttaatttttaatttttaattttatgtactttaaattttattttattttttatattttgtgttatgtattttaattaaaattttattgttatcttgataaatttatatatccaagtaaataattaatcttaaaaaataatttgtatatatttatattataaccTAGGATAGGGAAAATTCCTCTGCGCCCCTAGTTGAGGTTATGGATACATCTAGCTCTTAGACTGTGGAGATTTAGGTAGCTTGTCATGAGATGAGATGGATAGTAACTCTATTGACGCCATCACGAGAGGAAATTGATCATTGATCTCCACGAGGAGGGGAAGGCCCCCTTGATATTCTAACATGGCAACTGGGAGAGAGCCAAGTCTCTACTGTTGAGGATATCACACCCAAACTTCCAACATGATATATTTGAAGGGATTACATGAATCCAAGACCAACAAAACCTCCCATTTATGGAGCCTCGGATTGCCTCTAATGAAGGTATATGGTATCATGATTCAAACCCAGACTGTGGACGAGTCAACAGAGGATGTTACGGTGAACAAACCTTGTCTTGTGCTTATATGCAGGGTGGTGTCGTGATGGATACAGAGAGTACCACCACcaaaaatgcagaaaaatccCTGATTATTGCTCGTAACAATCTTAACCATATGTATCCTTCTAGTACTGTTTCCCCCCTCTTCTGAATCCTTCAAATAGTTAGGTCAAGGAAATAACTAGTACCAAAATTAGTCACCAAATAGTTATGACAGAAGTTTGGTGTTGCATTCAAATTTGTAAAAGACACAAGTAACTCAATCACACCAGTTAAGCAAGTTTTTTCCCTGAAAAGCTCTAGCTAGTCCCTAAGTGGAATTACCTCCTTAGATTAGCAAGAAGCCCGTCAACTAGGTAAACATTTAAAAATGGTTCTGAATGCAAGTCAGGATCCATAAAAAGAAATGCTCATCTCTGTCCGTGAAACTCAGCAAACTAAATGATTTGTCTCACATCTGCGCAGAGACAGTGTTAAGAGTGGGTGTATAAAAGCCATGCATCTTCTACTCAGCGTTATATTGTAAATGAATGACAGGACAAGCGGGCATGACAATTAACATCTCTGCTGGTTAAAAAGTATTCTTTCACGCTCATAAGGCACAATGTTGCAGAGATTTCCTAACTCTAGTCAAATAAACATAGCCCAGACAAGATTGCTAAAGCACACACAATGTCACGCGAGTAAGAATGCAAAACTAAATAACAGGGCATTCTGAGTACATATATATTACCAAATTCAGAATCATGGCACCCAAATCTTAGTTACATAACTATACTAATAGTCAAACATATATGGAAGACCATAAGCAACTCACTAATAGTTCTTGCACTAATGCGAATCCCCTACCTGGACAAATGCTACAACTTAGCACACATGTTCTAATATCAGGGAAAACAGAATGCTCACTCACATATCCATTACTCTTCCAACCTCACTACAGTGAACATTCCAAAACACAGAGCCAGCATCATCGACCTTCCTGGTATCAATAGCAATAGCCCCAAATATCGCCCTGAAAGCACTGCAAACCACTGTGGGAGCAGTTGAATTAGTCTTGGGAGAAACTCTAACTACCCTATGCAACCCCAGTCTCATCCCATCAACAGCACACGAAGTGTCCACTTTAGCGTTTTCTGATATCCAGCGGTTAAGGTCTTTCGAGGAGATTTCAATGTCCTTTCCAAGGTAATACATAGAGACAGATGTGTCGATCACATTTGATCCCAGAATGCTCAATGCCTTATTGTTCTCCTGAGAGAATGACGAGTGTGTCATTGCTCGGCGAAGATAACCAATGTTCTTGAAAGTATAGCTGCAAATTGAAGAAGCACAACAATGACACTTCTTTTTGGTCCAtcaggaaataaaagaaatagaatcaataggataaaaatgaaactttACAGCAATTATAGCAACTGGATCTATATTTATCACAAATTATGgccttttttttctaactttatcttttatgtataatataataCTTCATTTAAAGAACCCAGTTTTACATTTGATTTTCTCGgcaacaaaaatacaattttatgaTAGAGAACGAAAAAGGGTAAAGTTACCCGATTTGATTCTGCAGGATGTCAAGTGCTGACTCAAACGGCGAtgatttgagttttcttgatgctCCAAACTGCATAAATCACAGTCGCAGAGTAAATGAAATCTTCTGATTCTCTTTAATAGCAGACCAAGCAAAACATTTTAGGGTTATTAAAAATAGGGTTTCTGAATATACCTGTGCAAGGGAGTATGTGGACAAGACGACTAGTGCAAAGACAGTGAAACGACAAGAAGCCATTTCTCACTACCTCTTTCGATCTTTTGAGGATTGAGGTTGCTTGTCTTAGGATTTCGTTCTAATGCTTCTAAGTTCCAGGGAACTTTCCCTTCTATGCGAAGTAGCTTGACTTTAAGGTTGAACTGAGATGTCAGATGTCAGGTTATGTATGGTCAGTGGGCGCTTTCGAATGTTTTGGTCAGAAGGGATGGGTCCATGATCGCAAAAATATTGGATAGGTGTTTTCCTCTACGTAGTTTGTAtttgtagtttaaaaatatatttttaatatttttagattatttggatatgttaatattaaaaatatttttttaaaataaaataaatattattttaatatatttataaataaaaaatattttaaaaaataactgtaatgatatttatataaaaatttcaaatcccaAGCATATAGTTACTTCTTTTCTGCTTGAATTCTCTCATCAAATtgcaattttattcttaatttcgAGATGAATAATGAAGATTTAAGTGAAGAATAAAGATTAGAATTaagtcaaccttttttttttgtttttttatttgtcatgcATTGCATTGTATTGTATTATATAAtatcaatttcatttcatttgaatttaaaaattcagaGATGCCGAAAGATGGTAGAATGGAATTCCAATCAACTTTCATTGctcaaaacaagaaagaaaagaattgggCCCTAAACAATTCCTTTCTTGTATAAGCAAAAGCATGTATACAAAAAACTGAGGAGTTCTTTCATCGGTAAACACTACCTATGATGATTAACATATGAACCTGTGAACTACACGGTAATAATATCTATTCCCCCTCCAAACCAGAAGATACATCCACCAGCCCTCATTTCCCTGAAATTTAGAGcagcaacaaaaaagaaagataaatgttTGATTGAGGCCACAAATTCTTCATCGTCCCATCTTGCGTGACGCAAAGCGCCAGGTGTCAAACACCGCAAGAGCATGCAACGAATGAGTTAACATCAGAAACCAGCTTCAGGAGAAATCTACTACATCAAAGCGAAAAAGAATCATCCGAACAAGCATTTCTTGCACCAATCATATTGACACTGTCGTGCTTGTTCAACCTGGGTCATTCATTGCATATAGAAAGGGCAGAATCACAGTTCCTTTCAGACAACATTATCGAAAGAAACTTGTGTTTCTGTGCTACTTGACTTTGAATTTGAAGCATCAGCCAAGCATTGAAGCAAAGCTAATACATCAACAGTATCATCTAGATAGTATCTAGCTTTGCTTGGCTTTTGGCCAACAGTGCATGCAAAAATCGCTGGAGCTGAAGGGAGTGACGAACCATAAGCTGTGTTTGACATGCTTTCAAACATGTCTTCATCAGATCTGTCATCCCCAATGCACAACACGAAATCTGGGGGTTTCCCATTAGCAATCATCGAGGAAAGAACCTTCTCTGCAACAAACCCTTTAGTTACTCCCTGCGCATTTTTAAGTTCAATGTGAGaccaatttcaaacaaaaaaaaaaaaaaaaggaacacgGGAACAAGCCACGAACAAAAAGCCTGCATACCTGTGGTTTTACTTCAACAATATTCTGGCCCCTCTTAACAACTACCGGATCATTTGCAAGGACATTTTCCAGATGATCCAACAGTTCCTTTGCCTGGCAAGATCCAAAATCTGGATCGGCATCTTGGTGGTGCCATACCAAGGCACTCTCCTTGGTCTCTATATAGGAACCATCAGTGGCCTCTGTATACAATTTCATGACAGGTTCGGCAATGTTTTTCCAATCAAAATCAGCAGCGAAGGATCTCGTTTCCCAATCAGACATCCCACTCCACCTACAATGAGAAAAAGCAACCCCTTAAAAAACAGAACTTATACTACACAATGAAATTAGTTGAAACCCACTAGCTTCATTCACAATTGCAATGACCTAATAAGTGGAGAAGTTAATTTTACTTAAATGAGCGCTGTGTTTGAACCTTATGTGTTCCATTTAATAGACAAACAATGTCTTGCTAGCAAAATTATTAAGCTAgaaattcaatattaatacCTATTAACATACCTCAAGAAGTATCCATGTTCAGCTGCTATACCCAGATTTTCACATTGAGCAAACCAATCACTCAGAGACTTTTTTCCTCTGCCACTAACTATAAACACATTGTTCCTGGGATCAGAACAAAGATTGTTTAGAACAGAGATGACTTCAGGACTGGGGGTTTTAGGAATGGAAGTTTGAGCCACCACTGTTCCATCATAGTCCAAGAATATTGCCCTTTTAGAAGTTCTCTTGTATGCAGAGATGATGTAATCATTGGAAAGCTTCCTAAAGCTAGGAGAGAGTGACAAGATTCTGAAATTCAGACCAAAGCCAATGCCCCAGCAACGTTTACTATAATGATCTTCGCATGCTCGTGTCAAATCCTGCATAAAACTGCGGGCCCAGTAAGCTACATCATGGGAGCTAACAAAGCGATAGTGCTTTTCATGCCGCAACTGCTTCTCTAAATCAGGCATGGTGATGGCCACATTCAATGCGTTGGCAACAGCTTCAATGTCCCATGGGTTCACTCTTATCGCTCCACTTAATGATGGTGAGCAACCAGTAAACTCTGATACAACAAGTGAACTTGTATGACGCGACCCAGAGGCAACTCCTAAAGCTTCGTCCATCTTCGGCGTACCCTGCCTGCACGCAATGTACTTGTATGGGATCAGGTTCATTCCATCTCTCACTGCATTTACAATGCAGCATTCAGCCAATGCAAAGTAGGCAGTTTTCTCACAAAAGGGGACATGACGATCAATCAGGACCACTGGTTCATAGCCTGGAAAACCAAAAGTATCATTTATCCTTTTGGTAATTGTATGTGTCTCCATTTTTGCTTCTTGTACAGCTTTCCCTGAGCTCCTAGCAGGATTAACAATTTGAACCAAGACTAGCTTTCCCCGCATCCCTGAATTCTGCTGCAAAAGATGCTCCATAGCTAATAATTTCAGACTAATGCCCTTGAATATGTCCATATCATCAACTCCAACAACAAGCCTTTTCCCCTTGAActgtttttggatttctttgaCCTTGATGGAAGAAGAGGGGTGATTTAAAGCAGATTCAACTCGACCCATATGAATCCCCACAGGCAAAATTTTGATGTACACTGTGCGGCCAAAATACTCCAGACCAATATGACCACGTTTGGATTCGTAGTATAGGCCCAACATCCGGCTGCAACAGGATAGAAAATGGCGAGCATAATCGAATGTATGAAAACCAATCAAATCTGCATTCAGCAGTGCTTTCAGAATTTCATCTCTAACAGGCAGAGTCCGGTAAATTTCTGACGAGGGGAATGGGCTATGCAGGAAGAAGCCAAGCTTAATTCGATTAAAACGTTTCCTCAAAAAAGTAGGGAG
This window contains:
- the LOC7458025 gene encoding protein NUCLEAR FUSION DEFECTIVE 2 produces the protein MASCRFTVFALVVLSTYSLAQFGASRKLKSSPFESALDILQNQIGYTFKNIGYLRRAMTHSSFSQENNKALSILGSNVIDTSVSMYYLGKDIEISSKDLNRWISENAKVDTSCAVDGMRLGLHRVVRVSPKTNSTAPTVVCSAFRAIFGAIAIDTRKVDDAGSVFWNVHCSEVGRVMDM
- the LOC7458026 gene encoding probable alpha,alpha-trehalose-phosphate synthase [UDP-forming] 9, whose product is MVSSSCISLLDLASGNMMNFSQAPRALPRIMTVPGIISDIDGDGTNDGNSDAPSTVKKIIVSNFLPLNAQKDLKSGKWSFSFDEDSLLLQMKDGFSENTEVVYVGSLRVDVDTSEQEEVSQQLLEEFNCVPTFIPSEIYKNFYHGFCKHHLWPLFHYMLPMCPDHGNRFDRLLWQSYVSTNKIFADKVMGVINSEEDYVWVHDYHLMVLPTFLRKRFNRIKLGFFLHSPFPSSEIYRTLPVRDEILKALLNADLIGFHTFDYARHFLSCCSRMLGLYYESKRGHIGLEYFGRTVYIKILPVGIHMGRVESALNHPSSSIKVKEIQKQFKGKRLVVGVDDMDIFKGISLKLLAMEHLLQQNSGMRGKLVLVQIVNPARSSGKAVQEAKMETHTITKRINDTFGFPGYEPVVLIDRHVPFCEKTAYFALAECCIVNAVRDGMNLIPYKYIACRQGTPKMDEALGVASGSRHTSSLVVSEFTGCSPSLSGAIRVNPWDIEAVANALNVAITMPDLEKQLRHEKHYRFVSSHDVAYWARSFMQDLTRACEDHYSKRCWGIGFGLNFRILSLSPSFRKLSNDYIISAYKRTSKRAIFLDYDGTVVAQTSIPKTPSPEVISVLNNLCSDPRNNVFIVSGRGKKSLSDWFAQCENLGIAAEHGYFLRWSGMSDWETRSFAADFDWKNIAEPVMKLYTEATDGSYIETKESALVWHHQDADPDFGSCQAKELLDHLENVLANDPVVVKRGQNIVEVKPQGVTKGFVAEKVLSSMIANGKPPDFVLCIGDDRSDEDMFESMSNTAYGSSLPSAPAIFACTVGQKPSKARYYLDDTVDVLALLQCLADASNSKSSSTETQVSFDNVV